A genomic window from Salvelinus namaycush isolate Seneca chromosome 5, SaNama_1.0, whole genome shotgun sequence includes:
- the LOC120048596 gene encoding uncharacterized protein LOC120048596 — translation MRPGWRNRLEMVHEMTKENRDLPLINQHMQKTFAFRRQEIVKSSPSVEHLRTRWPALFLEAQVHAEFQRITNQSLQQTFYAALDLHTPRLLTLFREKEGKSTTHGGKFSSILRVYNEQFTSQGEKNITVARSAVLAGLPLLLREDSSDVFKICKVGELSNPGILDGVSILSVVGQHNEVVGGIPIRPAHVSIVLEDKIVMTSSWPDALMVVFGLLYSLHLNYPKALGSTFELMQKVFLNLDDGKLKPKLLALKNELLA, via the exons ATGAGGCCAGGCTGGAGAAACAGACTGGAGATGGTCCACGAGATGACGAAAGAAAACAGAGACCTGCcactcatcaatcaacacatgcaGAAGACATTTGCTTTCCGACGCCAAGAAATAGTTAAATCCAGTCCCTCGGTAGAGCATCTCAGAACACGCTGGCCAGCACTCTTCCTTGAAGCCCAG GTACATGCTGAGTTTCAGAGAATCACCAACCAGAGCCTGCAGCAGACGTTCTACGCTGCCTTGGACCTCCACACACCCCGCCTGCTGACCCTGttcagggagaaggaggggaagtCCACCACCCATGGAGGGAAGTTCTCAAGCATCCTGAGAGTGTACAACGAGCAG TTCACTTCACAGGGAGAAAAGAACATCACCGTGGCCCGTTCTGCAGTCCTGGCTGGTCTCCCTTTGTTGTTACGAGAggatagttctgatgtcttcaaaATCTGCAAG GTGGGAGAACTCAGCAACCCTGGTATTCTGGATGGAGTTTCCATTCTCTCAGTGGTGGGCCAGCACAATGAGGTGGTGGGTGGTATACCCATCAGACCAGCCCATGTATCCATTGTCCTTGAGGATAAGATCGTCATGACTAGCTCCTGGCCAGACGCTCTCATGGTTGTTTTTGGGCTACTCTACTCCCTCCATCTGAACTACCCCAAGGCCCTGGGCAGCACCTTTGAGTTAATGCAGAAAGTCTTCCTGAACCTCGACGATGGAAAGCTGAAGCCCAAGTTGCTAGCACTAAAAAATGAACTGTTGGCCTAA
- the LOC120048595 gene encoding zinc finger protein with KRAB and SCAN domains 8-like, with amino-acid sequence MSKIDFLRVLLNQKLIAAAEEIFGVVEETIAEYQEEVSHTKEENSRLRSMLDIRSKPQIKLHRRADLQQLTVTVSDEQQDWNPSLGQTDPEPTQMKDEQNEPRTSQEDDNNFNEFINSYGCVSSGYYQDPTQSSHGERYSLPSTSTEQIKTEPYVEDYGVSEPTREPQPFSAVDRECSAAQSENRGHIDKIESGGPLSGLTLKPLKSKRTKAVKGQSSHSVKDRKLNHLKSHSRPSVSWDASPSCKVCGKQFDSMASLLNHVQTHTQDKEHLCGVCGKFCQSTESMIDHLQTHIRAKCCHVCGKYFAWDAFLKRHLRSHTGEKPFHCQDCGKGFTQRGHLNLHMRSHTGEKPHQCQDCGKCFSQNTSLIVHMRTHTGEKPYMCPVCRKCFTTSSMSKKHQTAHKHIGAMNVANFTMDSDHTEPREEGLQEGEHMTVPCVGGENQTAD; translated from the exons AGGAGAACAGCCGTCTACGGAGCATGCTGGATATTCGTTCTAAGCCACAGATCAAGTTACATAGACGagcag ACCTCCAGCAGCTCACTGTCACCGTGTCTGATGAGCAGCAGGATTGGAACCCCAGTCTGGGGCAGACGGACCCAGAACCCACACAGATGAAAGATGAACAGAATGAACCAAggaccagtcaggaggatgataATAATTTCAATGAGTTTATCAATTCTTACGGCTGTGTATCAAGTGGCTATTATCAGGACCCAACTCAGTCCTCACATGGAGAGAGATACTCTCTACCCAGCACCTCAACTGAACAGATCAAAACAGAACCTTATGTAGAAGACTATGGTGTATCAGAACCAACCAGAGAGCCTCAGCCCTTCTCTGCAGTAGATAGAGAGTGTTCTGCAGCTCAGAGTGAAAACAGAGGACATATTGACAAGATAGAGAGTGGAGGACCTCTGTCAGGTCTAACGTTAAAGCCACTCAAATCAAAGAGGACAAAGGCAGTAAAAGGACAAAGTTCTCATAGTGTTAAGGACAGGAAATTGAACCATCTAAAATCACACTCGAGACCCAGTGTAAGCTGGGATGCTTCTCCTAGTTGTAAGGTATGTGGAAAGCAATTTGACTCCATggcttctttattaaatcatgtgcAAACGCACACACAGGATAAAGAACAtctttgtggtgtgtgtggaaaATTCTGTCAGTCCACAGAAAGTATGATAGATCACCTACAAACTCACATCAGAGCAAAGTGTTGTCATGTTTGTGGTAAATATTTTGCTTGGGATGCTTTCCTGAAAAGGCATTTGAGGAgtcatacaggggagaagccatttCACTGTCAAGATTGTGGCAAAGGATTTACTCAGCGTGGACACCTAAACTTACATATGAGGagccacacaggggagaaaccacaTCAATGCCAGGATTGTGGCAAATGTTTCAGCCAGAATACATCTCTGATAGTGCACATGAGgactcacacaggggagaagccatacaTGTGTCCTGTGTGTAGGAAATGCTTTACCACATCAAGTATGTCGAAGAAGCATCAGACAGCTCACAAACATATAGGTGCCATGAATGTGGCCAATTTCACAATGGATTCAGACCATACAGAGCCACGTGAAGAGGGTTTACAAGAAGGAGAACACATGACTGTGCCCTGTGTGGGGGGAGAGAATCAGACAGCAGACTGA